Sequence from the Sphingobacteriaceae bacterium GW460-11-11-14-LB5 genome:
GGTGATTAGGTAAATGAATGGTTAGCGCGGGGCGTTTAGGGTTTAGGGAGTAGTAATAACCGCTAAGCCCTAAACTTATAACCAATTATTCCAGTTTCAACGCCTTAAGCAATTTATTTAGTTTCAATAAATCCTCTGGCGTGTCTATTGCAACTGTTTCTAAATCAGTTACTTTAGTCTGAATGTAAAATCCGTTTTCAATCCAGCGAAGCTGCTCTAAACTTTCGGCAATTTCTAAAGAGGATGGAGGCAATTTGGTGATGGCTTTCAACGATTCTGTCCGGTAACCATAAATACCAATATGTTTATAAAACTGATGTTTTTCTGCCCATACACCTGGTTCACCATTTCTGATAAAAGGAATTGGACTCCGGCTAAAATACATGGCACGACCGTTTACATCGATCACCACTTTAGGGCTATTGGGATTGTATACACTTTCCTGGCTTTGGATTGATTTGATTAACGTTGCCAGTTGTACTTTTTCTTCGGTAAAGCAGCTTGCCAATAATTCAATCTGGGCAGGTTCGATAAATGGTTCATCGCCTTGTATGTTGATCACAATATCGTAGCCGGGTAAAGTTTCAATCACTTCAGCGCATCTGTCGGTTCCGCTTTGGTGATCAGATGAGGTGAAGATAAATTCTCCACCAAACCGTTTTACTTCATCGGCAATCCGTTCATCATCGGTGGCAATGACTACTTTCGATAAGCTTTTGGCTTTCGATGCCTGTTCGTAAACCCTTTGGATCATGCTTTTTCCAG
This genomic interval carries:
- a CDS encoding 3-deoxy-D-manno-octulosonate cytidylyltransferase, with the protein product MSDRNLSSTLGNPKIIGIIPARYASTRFPGKPLVDIAGKSMIQRVYEQASKAKSLSKVVIATDDERIADEVKRFGGEFIFTSSDHQSGTDRCAEVIETLPGYDIVINIQGDEPFIEPAQIELLASCFTEEKVQLATLIKSIQSQESVYNPNSPKVVIDVNGRAMYFSRSPIPFIRNGEPGVWAEKHQFYKHIGIYGYRTESLKAITKLPPSSLEIAESLEQLRWIENGFYIQTKVTDLETVAIDTPEDLLKLNKLLKALKLE